The Campylobacter concisus genome has a window encoding:
- a CDS encoding OmpA family protein: MKKIALAMVAATAVFASNAAYNYEVTPTIGGVHPEGNLRVKDHNFVGVRAARNLEDFFFDQVELGVDYTQKAKEKTGSLTREGRVLRYHANLVKDIVDFGPVSLYGLVGAGYEDVPAIFVKNEDGGFGQYGFGLRYQVTDRFALKAEARDAIKFEHADHNLFYSLGFGIGLDSKAAPVVAAAPVAAVTPAATPVLDDDNDGVPNDIDQCPNTPAGVVVDERGCEKVIVLRDLDVNFAFDSYKVGPKYAAEIKKVADFMGEHPDYKVVLAGHTDSVGAEAYNQKLSEKRAKAVADVLAGYGVSEDKISTVGYGELKPIATNKTKEGRAQNRRVEATFNK; encoded by the coding sequence GGGAAATTTACGTGTAAAAGACCATAACTTCGTTGGTGTTAGAGCTGCTAGAAATCTTGAAGATTTTTTCTTTGATCAAGTAGAGCTTGGTGTTGATTACACTCAAAAAGCAAAAGAAAAAACAGGTAGCTTAACAAGAGAAGGAAGAGTCCTTAGATATCATGCAAATCTTGTAAAAGATATAGTTGATTTTGGACCAGTTAGTCTATATGGTTTAGTTGGTGCTGGTTATGAAGATGTTCCAGCTATTTTTGTTAAAAATGAAGATGGCGGTTTTGGCCAATATGGTTTTGGCTTAAGATATCAAGTAACTGATAGATTTGCTCTTAAAGCAGAAGCAAGAGACGCTATCAAATTTGAACATGCTGATCATAACCTATTCTATTCACTAGGCTTTGGTATCGGTCTTGACTCAAAAGCAGCTCCAGTTGTGGCAGCAGCTCCAGTTGCAGCAGTAACTCCAGCAGCAACTCCAGTTCTTGATGATGATAATGATGGCGTGCCAAATGATATAGATCAATGCCCTAACACTCCAGCTGGCGTAGTCGTTGATGAAAGAGGATGTGAAAAAGTTATCGTTCTTAGAGATCTAGATGTTAACTTTGCATTTGATAGCTATAAAGTCGGACCAAAATATGCAGCTGAGATCAAAAAAGTAGCTGACTTTATGGGCGAACACCCAGATTATAAAGTTGTACTTGCTGGTCACACTGATAGCGTAGGTGCAGAAGCTTATAACCAAAAACTATCTGAAAAAAGAGCAAAAGCAGTAGCTGATGTTCTTGCTGGCTATGGCGTAAGTGAGGATAAAATTTCAACAGTTGGTTACGGTGAGCTTAAACCAATTGCCACAAATAAAACTAAAGAAGGCCGCGCTCAAAATAGACGCGTTGAAGCTACTTTCAATAAATAA
- a CDS encoding HAD family hydrolase, producing the protein MKKTILFDLDGTLIDSTSAILKGFDRAFLSHGKKEPDHNVLKSLVGHPLEIMFERLGASKNLIDSYIKEYKACYEKNYLDETVLLDYANEALKEANSFADVGIVTTKTSKFSIILLEHLGVMKYIKTVIGRDDVTNPKPNPEPINLALDRLNKDKNNAFMVGDTIMDLMAAQAAFVTGVGLTCGYGQKSDLEKFSKHIFSNPFEAVSFIKEV; encoded by the coding sequence ATGAAAAAAACCATACTTTTTGATTTGGACGGTACACTTATTGACTCGACTTCTGCTATTTTGAAAGGATTTGATAGAGCTTTTTTATCTCATGGCAAAAAAGAGCCAGACCATAATGTATTAAAGTCTTTGGTTGGTCATCCGCTTGAAATAATGTTTGAAAGACTTGGTGCAAGCAAAAATTTAATTGATAGCTATATAAAAGAGTATAAAGCTTGCTACGAAAAAAATTATCTTGATGAGACGGTACTTTTAGATTATGCAAATGAAGCATTGAAGGAGGCAAATAGCTTTGCTGACGTGGGTATAGTTACTACTAAAACTTCAAAATTTTCTATTATCTTGCTTGAGCATTTAGGAGTTATGAAATATATAAAAACTGTTATTGGAAGAGACGATGTTACTAATCCAAAACCAAATCCAGAGCCTATAAATTTGGCTTTAGATAGACTTAATAAAGATAAAAATAATGCATTTATGGTAGGTGATACCATTATGGATCTAATGGCTGCACAAGCCGCTTTTGTTACAGGCGTAGGTCTAACTTGTGGATATGGTCAAAAGAGTGATTTGGAGAAATTTAGTAAACATATTTTCTCAAACCCATTTGAAGCCGTTAGCTTTATAAAAGAGGTTTAA
- a CDS encoding NAD(P)/FAD-dependent oxidoreductase: protein MIYDVIIIGAGASGLFLGANLKDKKVAILEKNSSAGKKILASGGGRCNITNRFISAKNYLGEQKFIEQILKVLTPDQVLKFFSELKFSEQKKNQFFCDSGAKSVLNVLLKRQKADIFYNEEVLGAKKVDEIFEILTKDEKFRARNLVIASGGLSYKALGASDIGYKITNDFGIETSTLLPALVGFSVQKDEFWFKELSGVSLNAEVEINSKNESHKFSDNLLFTHRGISGPAILNASLFWQKGRICINFLPKFSEKNLVNGKKQLSSVLPLPKRFVLEFLKNFSLKDRAFYEFSDEERQIIKRLFAYEFAPAGTFGFERAEVTKGGVKTNFLDENLECKSVKGLYFIGEVLDITGMLGGYNLHFAFASALKVARVLNL from the coding sequence TTGATCTATGACGTCATCATCATTGGCGCTGGTGCTAGCGGACTATTTTTAGGGGCAAATTTAAAGGATAAAAAAGTTGCTATCTTAGAGAAAAATAGCAGCGCTGGCAAAAAGATCCTAGCAAGCGGTGGAGGCAGATGCAACATCACAAACCGCTTCATAAGCGCTAAAAACTACCTTGGCGAGCAAAAATTTATAGAGCAAATTTTAAAAGTATTGACTCCAGATCAAGTTTTAAAATTTTTTAGCGAGCTTAAATTTAGTGAGCAAAAGAAAAATCAATTTTTCTGCGATAGTGGCGCAAAGAGCGTTTTAAACGTGCTTTTGAAAAGACAGAAAGCGGATATTTTTTACAACGAAGAAGTTCTTGGTGCTAAAAAAGTAGATGAAATTTTTGAAATTTTGACAAAAGATGAGAAATTTAGAGCTAGAAATTTAGTCATCGCAAGTGGCGGACTAAGTTATAAAGCCCTTGGCGCAAGCGACATTGGTTATAAAATAACAAATGATTTTGGCATTGAAACATCAACTCTTTTGCCTGCACTTGTTGGATTTAGCGTACAAAAAGATGAGTTTTGGTTTAAAGAACTTAGTGGCGTTAGCCTAAACGCCGAGGTGGAAATAAATAGCAAAAATGAAAGCCATAAATTTAGTGACAATCTGCTTTTTACGCATAGGGGCATAAGCGGACCAGCAATACTAAATGCCTCGTTATTTTGGCAAAAGGGTCGAATTTGTATAAATTTTTTGCCCAAATTTAGTGAGAAAAATTTAGTAAATGGTAAAAAGCAGCTTAGCTCGGTTTTGCCCTTACCAAAGAGATTTGTGCTAGAGTTCTTAAAAAATTTTAGCTTAAAAGATAGAGCCTTTTATGAATTTAGCGATGAAGAGAGACAAATCATAAAAAGGCTTTTTGCTTATGAATTTGCCCCAGCTGGGACATTTGGCTTTGAAAGGGCTGAAGTTACAAAAGGTGGCGTAAAAACTAATTTTTTAGATGAAAATTTAGAGTGCAAAAGCGTAAAAGGGCTTTACTTTATAGGTGAAGTTTTAGATATCACTGGTATGCTTGGTGGATACAACTTGCATTTTGCATTTGCGAGCGCTCTAAAAGTGGCTAGGGTCTTAAATCTATGA
- a CDS encoding MFS transporter, producing the protein MLKSVLPLSFIIASRFLGLFIVLPVLSLYALNLRGANEFLVGLIVGVYAISQMIFQVPFGALSDRIGRKKTLTIGLLVFIIGSIICALTSDIFTMLFGRFLQGVGAIGAVATAMISDYITEEKRSKAMAIMGAFIGLSFTLSMVLGPLLARDYGLSSLFYLSAALSLLCIVLLYTVVPKEIKVSAKSEKVPFGKLFLQKDYMIINFTSFMQKMLASIAFLVIPIVLVKEYGYESSELYKVYTLGAVLGFLAMGLAGALGDGKGLSKVILIAGTLLFALTYTIFAISFTLFIFVLGVAIFFIGFNLHEPIMQSTATKFVKSSQKGSALGVFNSFGYLGSFVGGAFGGYILHAFGFKALAIICVVLCVIWLVLLFSLSDPRIFKNIYLSPEVSLNLELLNSQKGVVDYYKNEKNQVIKFDSRLTSEAALKESLKF; encoded by the coding sequence ATGTTAAAAAGCGTTTTACCACTATCTTTTATCATAGCAAGCAGATTTTTAGGTCTTTTTATAGTTTTGCCAGTGCTTAGCCTTTATGCCTTAAATTTACGCGGAGCAAACGAGTTTTTAGTAGGGCTAATAGTAGGCGTCTATGCGATCTCACAGATGATATTTCAAGTGCCTTTTGGAGCGCTCTCGGATAGGATAGGACGCAAAAAAACATTAACAATCGGACTTTTGGTTTTTATCATCGGCTCAATAATTTGTGCACTTACAAGCGATATTTTTACCATGCTATTTGGTAGATTTTTACAAGGCGTAGGTGCTATCGGAGCAGTTGCAACTGCGATGATAAGTGACTATATAACAGAAGAAAAACGCTCAAAAGCCATGGCGATAATGGGCGCTTTTATAGGGCTTAGTTTCACACTTTCTATGGTACTTGGACCGCTTCTTGCTAGAGACTACGGACTTTCAAGTCTCTTTTATCTAAGTGCCGCTCTTAGCCTGCTTTGCATTGTACTTCTTTATACCGTTGTGCCAAAAGAGATAAAAGTGAGCGCTAAAAGTGAAAAAGTGCCATTTGGTAAGCTGTTTTTGCAAAAAGACTACATGATCATAAATTTCACCTCTTTTATGCAAAAGATGCTAGCAAGCATCGCATTTTTGGTAATCCCTATCGTTTTAGTAAAAGAGTATGGTTACGAAAGCAGCGAGCTTTACAAGGTCTATACACTTGGTGCCGTACTTGGCTTTTTGGCTATGGGGCTAGCTGGTGCCCTTGGCGATGGCAAGGGGCTTAGCAAGGTCATCTTGATAGCTGGTACGCTACTTTTTGCCCTAACCTACACTATTTTTGCCATTAGCTTTACACTTTTTATCTTCGTTTTGGGAGTTGCTATATTTTTTATAGGATTTAACCTTCACGAGCCCATCATGCAATCAACCGCAACAAAATTTGTAAAATCCTCACAAAAAGGCTCAGCCCTTGGTGTATTTAATTCATTTGGCTATCTAGGAAGCTTTGTTGGAGGTGCATTTGGTGGGTATATATTGCATGCCTTTGGTTTTAAAGCACTAGCCATCATCTGCGTGGTACTTTGCGTGATATGGCTTGTTTTGCTCTTTAGCCTAAGCGATCCAAGAATTTTTAAGAACATCTATCTAAGTCCTGAAGTTAGCTTAAATTTAGAATTACTAAATAGCCAAAAAGGTGTAGTCGATTATTACAAAAACGAGAAAAATCAAGTGATCAAATTTGACTCTCGCCTTACAAGCGAGGCTGCTTTAAAAGAGAGCTTGAAGTTTTGA
- a CDS encoding non-canonical purine NTP pyrophosphatase has translation MKIVLATSNLDKVKEIKEFLKGYEIYALSEVVKPFEIVEDGNTFQQNALIKSKAVFAKLKEQGLDNELIALSDDSGISVDALGGEPGIYSARYFDLDENGKVCGKNANDANNRAKLISKLKALNLKSSPAHYTACIAISSKFGDYTTHGFMYGKAIDEERGTNGFGYDALFIPDGFTKTLGELDNETKLKISHRSKGLELANFVLKSLKIHYKIDQGLCLNFI, from the coding sequence ATGAAGATTGTGCTTGCGACATCAAATTTAGACAAAGTAAAAGAGATAAAAGAGTTTTTAAAAGGCTATGAAATTTACGCCTTAAGCGAGGTTGTAAAGCCATTTGAGATCGTTGAAGATGGCAACACTTTTCAGCAAAATGCACTCATAAAGTCAAAAGCTGTCTTTGCAAAGCTTAAAGAGCAGGGGCTTGATAATGAGCTTATCGCTCTTAGCGATGATAGTGGCATTAGTGTGGATGCACTTGGTGGCGAGCCCGGGATCTACTCTGCGCGCTATTTTGACCTTGATGAAAATGGCAAGGTATGCGGCAAGAACGCAAATGACGCAAACAACAGAGCAAAGCTAATTAGTAAGCTAAAGGCGCTAAATTTAAAGAGCTCACCAGCTCATTACACCGCCTGTATCGCTATTAGCTCGAAATTTGGCGACTACACAACTCATGGCTTTATGTATGGCAAAGCGATAGATGAGGAGCGTGGTACAAATGGCTTTGGCTACGACGCGCTCTTTATCCCAGATGGCTTTACTAAAACGCTTGGCGAGCTAGATAATGAGACGAAGCTTAAAATTTCTCACCGTTCAAAAGGCCTGGAGCTTGCAAATTTTGTACTAAAGAGCCTAAAAATACATTATAAAATAGATCAAGGTTTATGTTTAAATTTTATATAA
- a CDS encoding DUF262 domain-containing protein — protein sequence MNVVEDKEELKIAEFNDEQDSEYGSYEVYYNLTSYGIDFPVDGLINRYDRGKVYLPSFQRNYVWKKKQASKFIESLLLGLPVPGIFLYKDKDEKLLIIDGYQRIESISRYFRNSFDNRDFRLDGINQDFNGKKYENLRENEKDKIATSIIHATIIKADNPEDKNYHAIYAIFERLNTGGVKLSPQEVRNCVSDGVLRQEITKLANLDVVKKFISIDNTRKKDEEIILRLLALSFDEYTGNMKQFLNDFMFKNKDLDEDNVKKGVDDFLNMVEFLNKINSDEYFRRNDQLSIAILDSLWVGIYKNYDFLQNKSINQIKEKINQLMQDSMYKEAIKTGTTHNVKSVKDRIEKSIEFLRNVQ from the coding sequence ATGAATGTGGTTGAAGATAAAGAAGAATTAAAAATAGCAGAATTTAATGATGAGCAAGATTCTGAATATGGATCGTACGAAGTATATTATAATCTAACAAGTTATGGGATTGATTTTCCAGTAGATGGTCTTATAAATAGATACGATAGGGGGAAAGTATATTTGCCTAGCTTTCAAAGAAATTATGTTTGGAAAAAGAAACAAGCCTCTAAATTTATAGAATCATTATTGTTGGGACTACCTGTTCCTGGTATTTTTCTTTATAAAGATAAAGATGAGAAGTTGCTCATAATAGATGGTTATCAACGAATAGAATCTATATCTAGATATTTTAGAAATTCATTTGATAATCGTGATTTTAGATTAGATGGTATTAATCAAGATTTTAATGGAAAAAAGTATGAAAATCTTAGAGAAAATGAAAAGGACAAAATAGCTACATCAATAATACATGCTACTATTATTAAAGCAGATAATCCAGAGGACAAAAATTATCATGCTATCTATGCAATTTTTGAAAGACTTAATACGGGTGGTGTAAAATTAAGCCCACAAGAGGTTAGAAATTGTGTTTCGGATGGTGTATTAAGACAGGAAATAACAAAGCTTGCCAATCTAGATGTGGTTAAAAAATTTATTTCAATTGATAATACAAGAAAGAAAGATGAAGAAATAATTTTAAGACTATTGGCATTATCATTCGATGAATATACTGGAAATATGAAACAGTTTTTAAATGATTTTATGTTTAAAAATAAAGATTTAGATGAGGATAATGTAAAAAAAGGCGTTGATGACTTTTTGAACATGGTAGAATTTTTAAATAAGATAAATTCTGATGAATATTTTAGAAGAAATGATCAATTAAGTATTGCTATTTTGGATTCTTTATGGGTTGGAATTTATAAAAATTATGATTTTTTACAAAATAAATCAATCAATCAAATAAAAGAAAAAATTAACCAATTAATGCAAGACTCGATGTATAAAGAAGCTATAAAGACTGGCACAACACATAATGTTAAAAGTGTTAAAGATAGAATAGAAAAATCAATAGAATTTTTAAGAAATGTGCAGTAG